The DNA segment GGTCTCCATAAATCATTATATAAGGACAGCAATCTGTTTGCATAGCTATAAAGAAGAGGCTGGGAATGGGAGCACTTTCTTCAGAGTGTTGGGATGAAGCAGACTGTTTACCCTTATAGCTTAGCTGTAATCACTAGAATTGCGAGTTATAGTTATGGCcaaaaaattacagatttttatttttatgtactttttgaaatatctttcttgatttgttttcttgtacacacagacactttgACCAAAGTAGATTGTCAAAAGAATATATTCCTGAAGGGTGTACAATATCTATTGGAAAGTAACAGCTAAGCAATAAATCTCTTACTCTGTATGAACTTcaggtttggtttgtttgggggttttttttttttgtcttgtcttgttttgtAGTTCTTGTCACAGTAGTCATCACCTATCTGTGTTGAAGTCATGATAACAAAAACGATGAATGTGCCATTAGAAACTGCTGATGTTTTCTCAAAGACAAGCCAGCCTTTCTTTATTCCAAATTTTCCATTTAATTTGCCTACAGCTGATTTTACACATTATCAAGTTTGCAGATTCCCCCCAGCCCCAAGATTCAGGACAGTTTCAAGTCTGAATCAAGAACTTTTTctcaaatgtgaaaaatataattCCCTTTGATTGTATAAACTTTGGTTTGAAAAAGTGAGTGGAGTTCACTGTGGGATGTGTATTGCAGGTAAAACTGATGAAGGACTCCTTCATGCATCAGTTCCAATTTGGAGTGTTCTATGCCTATGTCAAACTCAAGGAGCAAGAAATTCGCAACATCATCTGGATTGCAGAATGTGTGGCACAGCGCCATCGAGCGAAGATTGACAGCTATATTCCAGTGTTTTAAATCcttactttccttttttgccACTTTTCTAGAGGGTCTTCTTTATCTCCACTGACTTTATTTCCAAAGAATTTTAGATGTTTGGTGTAAGCTGATAAGAGTTACGGACTGATACATTTTGATTCTGCATAACCCATAGTGTACTTCTTACTAAAAGGTCATAACTAGTGCAAGGCAGTAAATCTTGCTATGAGGTTCTTCTGTGTTAACTGGACTTTGTACAAAATAAGTGACATATGGCTGTGATTACTTGTGTACATAGATTTATGTTAATGGTTAATGGCATAATTCAGAACATTTGATAACCTCCATGTGCTCTTTATGTATACATAGACAGCgatgcaaaaataaatgtgcaaataTTGGTTTAGAACCTTCACACAACTATATGCAGACAGATAAAGCATAGCCATCAGTTTCAGAATACTTAAgttttaagaattatttattcTACAGCATTATGAAAGGAAAATGTAGTCATGGTTTGATGGAAACCAGAATGGATGCAAAGGTACtaaaaatcaataataatcatcatggttGAGTACCACCATTCTCttgtgggctttttttttttaatgcagtgtGTCAACAAGGCTTGTGTCCTTGAGATTAACTCATTACTAGACATTGTATGCTTCTGTTATTGGAGTGGTAAGAAGTGTAGTTTCGGGGAAAAtggtgaaaattaaaaaaatatatttttcagcccttttttttaatttgtaaagacATTCCATGcggtacaaagaaaaaataaatttgtttgtgaATTCATGTACTCTGTTGTACtcttcaaaattttaatttcttcataGTGCACATCCCCCTCCCTGCCAAAAAGTTTGTAAATCAAAGTAAGAGCATGTAAAGGTGAACTCTTTTAATGCATTGTGGCATAGTATGACATCACTTTGATGCAATTTGGTGAACCAACCTTTATTCATGTGCCCTTGTcataaacagacacaaaaataaataaacagctttaTTAGTTCACTACTTTATTTAGCTGGTTCAAAAATGTATGATGCAAACTACTGTACCCAATAAAGGGAAAAATTCAGGACAACATTTTAAGCACAAAATTTTCCAGCCCATAACCtacagaaagttaaaaataaaaaatcagggATTTTGCACAGGCATAATTCATCTGGGAACTCATTACCTACTGCTGAGAAGACGTGAGGCAAACAATAgctaataatatattttcagtAGATGCATTGACCATAAAGACGCTGTAAGTGAAGCCTTTATACCCACATCAGAATGctgcacaaaaatatgcaaCTATCTTTAGTCACTGTGGCATCTGTGTATACATGCTCGTTAGAAGGGTATTCATACGCAGCCTAGCAACATGCTCATGAAGtatgttgtttaaaacattAAGCAAACCCTTTAGCTGATCATATCTATTACCTGTGCTGGCTGGCCAGAGGCACTAGAAACTGCCTGCCAAACTGGTAAAACAGATCTTGATAGCTAACACTTCCATTTCAAGGTGTCTTGAAGCAATGCTACAGAGATAAattcaaaacatgaaaatgacATCTTTCATTTAGTGATACTGTACCAAAACCAAAAAGCAATAGTAACCAGGCTGCCTTTCCATCAGAAGATATGGTCCAACAATATTAACTGTTTGAAGTAATGTGAAACCAAAGCCAGACTTGGAGACAGAACTCTTACTGAAATTCTTTCAGTGATGCTACAGCTTATGTAAAAATTGGGTCAATATGGCAAATATCAAACAGGCCATTGATTTGACCATTAAAATGTTGCATTACGAAACAAGTAGTGGGGGAAAAAATGCCATAATACTGATCAGAGatcataaaagcaaacaatttggagcacacatttttaaaaaaaaagcctctaaaaaaatgaagattgacaacatcataaaaataaatgatgaaactCATTCATTGGCTATTGACTCCATATACAGCTACTGACAGCAAACAGAATGCATTAACAGGTAACAttctgacattttcaacacaTCTTTTCTGCAAAACCTCTCGAattttacattcatttttttctcaatcatTTAAAATTCTGCTCACCACTATCAAAAATCTTGTGTTGGTCACAAAACAATAGCAATCGAATAAAACTCgagtacaacaacaacaaaaaacagatcTTGAGATGTCCATTCTTACAAGAAGCTGATAACTGGCCAGCTCATTTCCCCCTcttcttccccaaccctcagatcattttattttttttgttttgcttttgatctaacatttttttgtcctttgtgGCTTCATTTTCCTTACAGCTAACAAGTGACATTtccctcagaaaaaaaattgcttgaaGGCAGTGAATACGCATATACATTTCTCTTataacaaaacgaaaaaaaaaaaaaaaacaaacctctaCTCCTTACCCTACCCACACATCAATGCCATCCTGACCAGGTGTACAACAAGGAAGAAATAATTcccattttcttgtcttcagtAAAATACAGTTGTCCTTTGTCCTACCTACTACATCCATTCTAATTGTCAATCACCAACCATGGCTTTAGTCAGTTTAGATGAAGCTAAGAGTATTTCCTTCATGAAACTGCAGACATCTGATGTATTTGTCCCTTTGTGAAGTTGGACAGGACATTTGTCTCTCTGTGATGCtgacaacaagaaaactgagTTATTTACCTTTGCAAAGTGGATGACAGGAAACCTaagacatttcttttcaaaactgaaaatagGAGGGCTTGACAAATCTGGCTTTTCAGGAATCCGCTGACAGGAGAGCCAAGATGTCTGTTCCTTCATGAAGCTGAGTGGAAAGCCAAGGCATTTGCCCTTCGATAAGCTGCATCTGCACCTACAGGCAGGACATCTTTGTTTCCTATCCTCCTCTCGCCTTccatgtttgattatttttgttcccACTGATTCATTCATGACATACATTACAAAGGATTACCCTCTGTTGTCATCATGTCATCTAGTTTGGGTGTTTAACTTCTCTGTGTGGCAATGAAGGATCCTCATTGCTATCACTGATGTCATCATGATTTGTAAGTTTATGTCCGTAAGTTCATGCTCAGTACTGCAATAGATGCGAAGTTGACCCTCACCAAGCAGTTTAAAAACATGGCAGTGGTGTAACATATGCACACAGTCAACAGGGCTGCAGGACAGAGctaattaaaaactgttgtgAAGCAGCTAATGACGCCACCAACACAAAGCCCCATAGTCTTCCAGTAAAAGAAGCTATGCAGGATCCGGGCAAGCAAGCGGTTTGGAGTGGCATACAAGCTGGAATACCACAAACAGTTCTGTGATCATCTCCTTTGCTCTGAGtgctcattattatttaatcaaGAATGTTCTGCAACAACGTTCATCACCTTCTGACCTAGAAGGGTCACTTTGTCTGCAAGacaaaatcaaacataaataaGAAGCAAATAATGACctcatgtcaaacaaaaatactgacTTCAAGGTTCTCCCTTTATCAACTTGTGCACATGGGCATATGGATTCAACCctgcatgcacactcacacacatacttggAAATGGAGAATTTAAATTGTATGTATGTAGAATACCTTGAAGGTTCCTGAAGGTTCTGGGTTTGTTCTTCCAGACAATACCCAAAACGTAGACAGGAATTCCTGAGCAGGTTATAAGTACTCCCATACCAGTATCATGTGGTGCCGCAAACAGAGGAGTTACCAGCAGAAATACCACCACAACCAGAAATGTGAATGGCACCACCATAGGGAACTGCCAGATGAAAATATGAGACCATGTCATGTCTTTGATTGAAAGACAAACTAACTTGAACGACACCACACAAGGATATCACATAGCCATCacataacaacaaaattaaaatctgaGCTGTCATCTACTTTTCCATCACTCTCAATCTCTTACCTTGATGGGACGAGGCATATCTGGTTTCTTGAAACGCAAGTACACCATCCCTAGGACAGAGGTTCCGACCGAAAGCCACTGAACAAAACTGAGGTAGTTGATGAGTGCGAAGATGTTGTTGGAGACAAGCATCAAGATAGACATGGCACCCTGAAACATTGTAAATGATACAAGTGTAAGCGGGGATACAGGTTTAAGAGACAGTGTTCACTGAAATTCTATTGACAGCAGGATTTTAATTGTTGTCCCTGAAGCCCGAGTTTGCTGACCGAAACCCATGGTTTCAAACAACCAATAAAGTTGTCAGACCAGCTACAATTCTACTTGACTGCCATGGTATCAAGCAAGAAACATTGTACAATACAATTTCACAAAACTATGGACATATATGTGGGCATAAAATGACCACTGGTGCGAATATGAGCTCAATTATAAATTACTCAATGAGCAGTAAATGGTTAATATTAGTCCCTGTATCTAGCTCTAACTAAACACTTCCCGTAATCTTCTACACAACATAATCATAGGCATCCAAATTTTTtactacaaatatataaatcttATACCATAAGAAAATGATGAGGCAAAAATAACTTATAAATCAATATCAAACATTGTGCCATTCAGTACTAAAATGATGTAAATATGCCttcataaaagaagaaaagcagactCACCCCccttcataagaaaaaaaagagaggaaaaaagtggCAAAAAAGAGTACAGGCCTCACCGTGAACATCATAGCCGGCATAGGTGTGAGGTGTCGAATGCTTATCATGGCCAGCAAGTCTGGCAAATGACCTTGCCTTGCTcccacaaaaaataatcttcCTGATGTGAACAGCAGGCTATTGACTCCTCCAAAAGTGGACAGTGCAACAAAGATTGGAATGATCCAAGCCATGACTCCAAACAGCTTGTTGCCGAATGTCTGTCAAACAAGAAATGTTCAAAATCAGCCACTGGCAATAATTGTCATAAGTGGGTCATTTACAGTTGTTATTCAGAGAATAAGGCCTAACTGCGCTTCataaatttacaattacaatggGTAAAATAGGTAcactttacaaatattcaaGAGGCATCAAAACAAAGATACCAGTTTCCTACACGATGCCCTGTGATTGTGGCAAGCCAAGCTATATGGAATTACACACACAAGCTATTTAGTTTTCTGCAAAAGTCTGcaatctttcattctttgaaaacAGATTCTCATTCCAAGATTTTCCTTACTTGAAAACTTCTCATCCAGAGACTGCCCAGCAACTGTGGCCAGTGTGGCCACCTATCTACAACAAGCTATCACCATAGCTGCAATATTCACTCTCACAAGTACCAAAGAATCCCCTTACCAATCATGGGTCCCCACTCCTCCCATATAAACTGTTACCAcactcaaaaaacaaagaaggaacaTTATAATAAGAATGGTCAGTGGAGGCATTACCTGTCTGTCAGGGAAACTGAACTAAATACAGAAATCTACATACCACAGCAACAGCATTAGAGGCAATCATCTCGTGGGGGGAAATAACTGTGAAGTAAGCCACATTGGCCAAAACATAGACAGCTGTCACCAGAGGTATGGAGATGTAAATAGCACGTGGCAGATTTCTGCACATATGGACAGTTGACAACATTTATACTTCACATAATACTGTCTTGCAAATCTGCTGCCACACAACATTGCAATGAGATTTGTCTCCTTAATTtatgttgtaaatatttcatgacATGCATTCTTGTTGCCTTTGTAAGTTTTTTCCTATTCTTGTGTGCATTTACGTGTCATAAAAATGCATGAACTTTACTTTCTTATGATACTATGCACCTGAATGTTATACTGGatataagttttttaaaatctaataacATATACACAGTAAACATGTTCTTTTAAAGTGTTGTAAACTGTCTTggtgaaataaaatactttaaaatagttAAATGTCTTACCGGAAAGGATCAACCATTTCTTCAGtcacaaaattcaaaaagttcctgtaataaaatttcaaatatagAACAGATACTGAGTGTATTCCTATATAACACCAAAAATATGTCAAGCAGCAAAACTGTGCATGTCAAACTGAGCAGAGTGTACAGCAAATTCAACATACACAAAAGAATGACTACTTCAACTCTTTTATGTGCTCttacattataaaataatgtgaataacaggaaaaagaaagagcactGTTATACAGgctaaaaacacaacaacagtttcagaaagagaaacatttgtataaattaaagttaaaagtttgaaaaatcttATTAAAGATGCAGGGTAATCTAGGCACTCATTTGTGCAAGAAGGTTCTCTGTGTTATCATAGACTAAAGGTCAGAtttgaaaatgagaagaagCAAATCTGTTAGTATGCCCTTACCATCCAGCATATGCAAACAGCCCTGAATACAAGGCCAAGGAGATCTTGCCCACATCACTGGAGGTGGACTCCATCCCCATTTCCAAGTATTCTGtttcccctttaaaaaaaatacaataaattaaaaaaaaatatttaacttgtACAGCATAGGCCATATACTTTAGgtatttcaaatacattttccCTATCATATCTACAACTTCATTTCCCAATGCTCCCTCTCACCCACAGAACAAATCACAGTCCtcacccctcctctctctctccccagcATGTCTGGTGGTCTCATGCATGTCTAAATTAGGGTGCAGTACTCAAGCAATGTAATCTCTACATTGAAGTGTTGTccttatatgtatttattattacttctttctttctgtcactttGCTCATCTTTGTAGTAAGAGACTGTTAACACACTACAGCAGTGAAAACTGAATGGCcagaagagagaaacagaacTCACCCATGCCAATCATGACAATTCCAGTGCCAATGATGATCAGAAGGGCCATGAGCTTGGCTATTGTGAAAACATCCTGGATACGGGTGgacgcacgcacactcacaaCATTCACAAATGTCAGCAGACCTGAAACATGAAATATACTGGTGGTGAACACAGCACAAGTCTTACAACCAAGTCATGCAAACAGACACAAGTGTtaaattgtttgcttttgttttgttttttgggtttttttatggTGGGATTCGCTATGAATTTACCACATTACTTTCAATTTAACTTTCTTTGATAAATCttgttcttttctatttttttaaaacgatTTTATTCCACAATTGCATACATGTACAACACATACAATAATACATAGAATAATTCAAATTTAAGtatcatacacatacacaaacaacatgatatacacataaaagaaataacaaataaggCAATCCATCTGctacaataaatgcaaaagtttCATTAACCTGCCATCTCCTCTTAACCTGCATCTTTCACAAatcttgtttttgtgtgtatgggCCAGACTAGacacatttaaatgttaaagcTCTCATTAGTCACGGGTGAGTGAtccagttatttttattgagaCATTCTGCTTTTAATTTGTCATTCATCAAGGGCCTCATGCTGATAAAAGGTTTGCAAAAAGTTCATGGAAACCAAATATCCCCAAAGACTGCAGTTAACAGTCCCACCTGCAAGGACATATTACCTGGGGCTAATCATACCTACTATGTGAAAGCACTAatcctttcaaataaaaaagaatttcatcTCTGAAAAATCCATTTTACATTCAATGTCCACCTTACATTAAACCTTAAAATGCAAAGTATATtgcatttataaaaagaaatactgtATTCTGCAGCTGACTGGGGCACAGCTGCAAAACTAATAAATAGTTTGCATACTGTGTTAGATAATTATCCATATCCCACAGTTTTAGCACCTGCACTGGCAAACAATTAGCTGTATCTACTGAAGCACAATCTTGTGTTGTGCAGGAAGCAATTTTTGACATCAACACATTCCTCCCTTTCAGTAGATCCCTGcatttgttaaagaaaacacGTTAACCAACTacgaaaataataaaacttttttatgaACAAGGCAATGTGAAGAAACTCTAATATAACTATATGTCACTGAGTACATTTCCTAGCTCAGTgatgttgaaaatgtttaataacCTGTTATGcagtgaaaaattatttctagTAACATTTTTCATGCAGACAATTTACACAGAATCCTCCTTATCTCATCTTTCATCCACTTCCTGAAACCACTCAATTCTAAAATAAGGTAATATCATGGGGGCATAATCTTACTTTACTACTTCACTCCCCTCACGATctcataaaaaagtaatcaataAACCTGCCAAATGTTGATGTGGAGCaggatgtgtgtgggtgagatAGGGAACAATGCAAGGTGTCAAtcatattttttagtttgcgTGGCGCATAAAACAGTTTCTGTTTCCGAACACGAATATGATCAAAAGTGGTAAAGTACAAAAGTATCATCTTTTTTCAAAGGATCTAGATAAGTTGAAAGAAATTTGACAAGACAAACTCTAAATACTCTGTACACCAGGaacttgctctctctctcacattaacactacacatatatatattttacatatatgCATATGGTCTGCACACCAGGAACTTGCTATCTTATTAAAAGGCAAACTCTTTTCCACCATCTCTTGatgtctgttatttttttctcatccccACTCCCTCACTTCCACTACACTGGCATCACCTACAACACAGCTCATTTTCCTCCCAACTGCCAACAATTCTTCAAGGTTTAATTGGCAGGGGAAGAAAGAGGAACGTCAGGCCTAAAATAGTCATTCTGCATCAACAAGCATGCAGCAACTTTTTTGTCAAGTAACTTATTCATGCATTCAAAATAACTCCCCCTCACTTCCCCCTTGCTATCCACTATTGCTAAAAGGGTCACAGAAGGCAGGCAGACACATTTGCGGGAAGAagggtggttgtggtggtggagggggggggggtcactTTGTCCAACCTCTCCAGGATGTGTCCTGCACTGCCTTCTTTCCATGAATATCATTAGCTGCTGCTATTTACGGACAGCCCAGAAGCTTGGCGCCAGATTGCCCTTTATATGATGCTGACTTGCAGATAAGGATTCATCATGCTTTAGATGCTGCGACTTAAGCCATCTTCAACTGTTTACTAATGCATACACCCATCCTTTCTTTTTGGAACTCTCTGCCAACCATCTCCAGGACATCCATGTGTCAATCTTCCCCATCTCCCCCTCATCTATATGTACATATGCAATTCTGTGCGTACCCCTTTCCTTGTCCTTCTTTATTTCGTAGGTACTTTAGCCATTTAAACTGAAGTGCATATTATTGGTGCAGATCAGTATGATGGACTTTCTTAGGTCAAGGTTTTTGCATGATTTTGATTTGGAGCTGGAATTATCTCTAAAGCCATCACATTCCAGTCCAAAGTTCTGCCTGGCTATCTTTCTGCGTTACTTTCTGGTCCAAAGTTCTCTTATCGTTCATCCATTAGCAGCCTACTATGACCAGGTTAAAAAGTGCAACTTTGACAAGGCGTAGTAAACTACCCTAGTTGATTACTGCTGAGGGTGTATATCAATGTAAGAAACATTtatcagcaaacaaaacagcaagaaTGACCCAGTGAAAAGTAAATCACCTTGCCTTCATTGTTTCCTAACAGCTCAAAACAATGCTTGTACATTACTTTTTTGGAAGAAAATAAGTAATGTCTTAACAGTCTGCTTTGATGGAGTAGCATACAGAAGGACTGGCAGCCACCAGGCAGACAAGCTCGCATCACTCGCCATTATGCACAAAATGCTGCCATGTTCCTCcactttttgttaattttttaacaaaacatccTTCTGTTCTGGCCACAAGGTCACTTTTACATTCAGTGATGCTTCATcttcctctttaaaaaataattttaaatgtggcacaaaccaaaatttaaatggaagttgtcacaaacctgctgtgctacttttttttgtgttttgatttattttcctcgtctgaaaggcactgtagagtgcaggtcaCAGAAGCCTAGATCCCTTTGTTAAGCCTTTGTTTTGGTTGTGTACTTACCCCActcagaacaaaaacaaccagATGTTAACAAAAGCCATCAAGCTTCGATAAAGAGGTGTGAATAGAATGGTAAGAACTCTATCTCTGGTTCACAGGTTGCTGTGGTCCTGTCACTTCAAACATCCTCCTCTTTCTTCATGTCATGTTCATCATTGTAGCTCTAACAATCTGAAGAGCCTTGTCTAAGTCTCAAGCACCTCCAGCCCATTAGCCAACCCCCAAGGATTTACAGTAACCAACAGAAACTCTCCACACACCACCACTGTTTTAGCTAACTTGTACAGCCAACATTTTGTAACTCACTGATGCAGAGGGCAGCCAACAGTCTGACAGCAGCTTCAGGAGGTGGACATGATGGGAAGACAGGTTGCAGCATGTAATATGCAAAAGTCAAGGCTACTATGGCCTGTGCAGTTGGACGAATTATGATGAGATTCACCTGAAAAgcgaaaaaaataatgtcagcatCTCAAGTCTGCAACATTATtaaggacaaaataaagaaattatatttattatattatatttatttataaactttcaaacaaaattatagTAGATTGGTGATAACTGAAGCAGGCTGCTTGCACGCCTGGAGTAGTTTATGAAAAAAGTGAATGCACATGACACATCTTTACACGTGACAATTACTCACCCAGAGTTGTAGGAAAGCACAGAGTGGACCAAAGGCCTCCAGGATGTAGGCATAGTCTCCTCCCGATTTTGTGATAGTTGTGCCCAGCTCAGCATAGCAAAGAGCCCCAACAAGAGAGATCAATCCACACAGACACCACACTACAATCGACAACCCCACCTACAAGTAAAACACACCATACCATACATTAAAGAATTTACTCTCACTTCTCAGCATCAATCAtgagttttcttattttgttcaaAGTAGCTGACATTCTAAGATGGGAGTAGGGGGAATTGGTgatttatgccaagccagcaactaaggctatgtaATGGCAAGGCAGCCCCTCTGTGAACaagtcacatgcagagaaagaacacagtgaaggttggctgtcttgggttcagctcttgtcacAGGCACAGTGTTCTTTCtatgcatgtggcatttgtttacagggctagctgccttgccTTGATATAGCCTTCGCTGCTGGCTCTGGCACAAAACACCAACCCCCCCTATCCCCTCTCAGCTGTTGTGATAAAACGATTAAGTGTTGTTTTGAGTCCAACATATGTGTCCTGACATTTAATTCTgattcattttaaaatcaatcTTAAATAACCTGCTCTTCCATCTCTTTATCTTTTCTGAGACACTAATTACAGATATTTTTCCTCCACACATCTTAATGGGAAGAAGACATGATAATGGGAAGATATGTTTCATCTTATAATGAGGGTTTTAGAACAACATATTTTGAATGAGTAGTGATGTCATCAGATGCCATTTTGGTAGACCAACTGTCCAAAATGTGTGATAAATGTGCCAACTGAATGTGTTtatgactgatttttttaagtcagcCAAACCTTTTCTGTCTGATAACAGTAGAAATCAAAGAATTACCATGAAAGTGATTACAATGGTTTCCTGCTCAAGTTAGCATCAGCTACTACGATCTTCactataatttatatatacactCCCTTCGTATTGGTAAACTAACACTTCATGAACTGAAACCCCTCTACACTTTCTCTCTTGATACAAATTACTACACATCAAGaccaaataaaaatactgtcagGCTCTTAGCATGATCACACACTAATGATTTGagtgtaaacaaaatatcacaAGTGTAAATGTGTAGCTTGTGAAGaattttaacattaattttagtgGACTAGAAGTGGCTGGTTTCTACCATCATGTCCTTAATCTCTCCTACAACTGTCCCAAGATTCCACAGTTACAATACAATTTCATCAGCATGCTGCAGCAATTGTACGTTTATGaggaaatgggaaaaaaatatgctcTCCCATTATGTTTACTAGTGATTAACATTTGCATTTGACTTTTTGCATTTGCTACACGTGTATCTGCTTGATATGTATCTATTAAAACGTAAAAGGCCGCTTCACTGGTATCTACTGatgtgacacttgtttacatttaattgtAAGTTCATGTTGCAAAATTTGTTGATTAATGTATTATGTTGCTATTACAGAACGATCTCCCCAGCATATGTTTc comes from the Pomacea canaliculata isolate SZHN2017 linkage group LG12, ASM307304v1, whole genome shotgun sequence genome and includes:
- the LOC112576638 gene encoding large neutral amino acids transporter small subunit 1-like yields the protein MREGEKEKTKVDMGCGESTASDGTGTTVQLKRKISLMNGVAIIVGSIIGSGIFVSPKGVLMEAGSVGLSIVVWCLCGLISLVGALCYAELGTTITKSGGDYAYILEAFGPLCAFLQLWVNLIIIRPTAQAIVALTFAYYMLQPVFPSCPPPEAAVRLLAALCISLLTFVNVVSVRASTRIQDVFTIAKLMALLIIIGTGIVMIGMGETEYLEMGMESTSSDVGKISLALYSGLFAYAGWNFLNFVTEEMVDPFRNLPRAIYISIPLVTAVYVLANVAYFTVISPHEMIASNAVAVTFGNKLFGVMAWIIPIFVALSTFGGVNSLLFTSGRLFFVGARQGHLPDLLAMISIRHLTPMPAMMFTGAMSILMLVSNNIFALINYLSFVQWLSVGTSVLGMVYLRFKKPDMPRPIKFPMVVPFTFLVVVVFLLVTPLFAAPHDTGMGVLITCSGIPVYVLGIVWKNKPRTFRNLQDKVTLLGQKVMNVVAEHS